In the Scomber japonicus isolate fScoJap1 chromosome 18, fScoJap1.pri, whole genome shotgun sequence genome, one interval contains:
- the LOC128378203 gene encoding ATP-sensitive inward rectifier potassium channel 12-like, whose product MGTSRANRYSIVSDILPEDERQKISSLGLHNGHRSPNIQLHSACETESEDCRRRSGASAAVPSRKGQGGMNNYNGKILTRGSNHIRSRFVKKNGQCNVVFTNMEDQRQRYLADIFTTCVDIRWRYLLLLFCTSFMVSWLFFGIIFYTVSLAHGDFEEQAMMKNDGLAMPCILHVQGFLGALLFSMETQTTIGYGWRCVTEECPIAVITVVIQSIVGCIIDSFMIGTIMAKMARPKKRNQTLIFSKNAVIAMRDGKLCLMWRVGNLRRSHIVEAHVRAQLIRSYVTAEGEFIPLEQMDLNVGYDEGTDRLFLVSPLVIIHEIDKDSPLYTLSRADLESDDFEIAVILEGMVEATAMTTQFRSSYLAREIFWGHRFEPVIYEDKNCYKVDYGRFHNTYEVPSTPHLSAKELDEAASRASSPATPTSTCRSTKDLMPQSVGAFCYENEIALSGGEEEDDIFDSNQIVGKERAEERRTSVSVDFQNMFQDTATVTSGSHSVMCVLDMDNNQMEFDILQTAIPLDPVTYKSEQEI is encoded by the exons GTACAGTATTGTGTCAGACATTTTACCAGAGGACGAACGCCAGAAGATCTCTAGCTTAGGACTCCATAACGGCCACAGATCCCCCAATATTCAACTGCACTCGGCCTGTgagacagagtcagaggactgtaGGAGGAGGTCGGGAGCCTCCGCTGCCGTACCCAGCAGAAAGGGACAAGGAGGGATGAACAACTACAACGGAAAGATTCTGACAAGGGGCTCCAATCACATACGGAGCCGATTTGTAAAGAAAAATGGACAATGTAATGTTGTATTCACCAACATGGAAGACCAGAGGCAGAGGTACTTAGCTGACATCTTCACCACCTGTGTGGACATCCGCTGGAGATACCTACTGCTTTTATTCTGCACTAGCTTCATGGTCTCCTGGCTCTTCTTTGGCATCATCTTTTACACCGTCTCCCTGGCACATGGGGACTTTGAGGAGCAAGCTATGATGAAGAATGATGGGCTCGCT ATGCCCTGCATACTTCATGTCCAGGGCTTTCTTGGGGCACTCCTGTTCTCCATGGAGACTCAGACCACCATTGGTTACGGTTGGCGCTGCGTTACAGAGGAGTGCCCTATTGCCGTGATCACAGTGGTTATCCAGTCAATTGTGGGCTGCATCATTGACTCCTTCATGATTGGCACCATCATGGCCAAGATGGCGAGGCCAAAGAAGAGGAACCAGACCCTTATTTTCTCCAAAAATGCTGTCATCGCCATGCGTGATGGCAAGCTGTGCCTCATGTGGAGAGTGGGTAACCTACGGAGGAGCCACATTGTGGAGGCTCATGTCCGTGCCCAGCTCATACGGTCATATGTCACAGCTGAAGGTGAGTTCATCCCTTTGGAGCAGATGGACCTCAATGTGGGTTACGATGAGGGCACAGACAGACTGTTTCTAGTGTCACCACTAGTTATAATCCAtgagatagataaagatagccCCTTGTACACTTTAAGCCGAGCTGATCTGGAGTCTGATGACTTTGAGATTGCTGTGATCTTGGAAGGAATGGTAGAGGCAACGGCTATGACCACCCAGTTCCGTAGCTCTTATCTTGCCAGAGAGATCTTCTGGGGCCACAGGTTTGAGCCAGTGATATACGAGGACAAGAACTGTTACAAGGTAGACTATGGTCGCTTCCACAACACTTATGAGGTGCCGTCGACACCCCACCTCAGCGCCAAAGAGCTTGATGAGGCTGCAAGCCGGGCTTCTTCTCCTGCTACCCCCACCTCTACGTGTAGATCCACGAAGGACTTGATGCCGCAGTCGGTGGGCGCCTTCTGCTATGAGAACGAGATAGCATTGAGtggtggagaggaagaggatgacatCTTTGACTCTAATCAGATTGTAGGGAAGGAgagggcagaggagaggaggacctcagtttctGTAGACTTTCAAAATATGTTCCAGGACACTGCGACCGTGACATCTGGCAGTCACAGCGTCATGTGTGTTCTGGACATGGACAATAACCAGATGGAGTTTGATATCCTACAGACTGCCATTCCTCTCGATCCAGTGACCTACAAGAGCGAGCAAGAGATCTAA